Proteins from one Salvelinus sp. IW2-2015 linkage group LG9, ASM291031v2, whole genome shotgun sequence genomic window:
- the LOC111968718 gene encoding protein TMED8, translating to MEKLEATSELQSRLTALSASSFPGITSKNWETNPLDRLQSTDLSNNSNHPISNPDMDVRNDTEGFNQPAEVNQEAPGGQQAMGGDVEENSRSGNSQNPGERKVQMPPLKPPSTWTSMAMKELKAKLRLEKDSVVAVYRGDIMTVHVPTVPEGKRVCWEFATDSYDIGFGIYFDWTPVTSRAITVHISESSDDEDEEDELEGPVNTGDVEKGSKSLANSNLGEILPVYRQDSHMAVQGGSHEYPGEGTYLLKFDNSYSLWRNKTLYYRVYYSA from the exons ATGGAGAAATTAGAGGCTACATCGGAGCTTCAATCCAGATTGACAGCGTTGTCCGCTTCCTCTTTCCCTGGGATAACGTCGAAAAACTGGGAGACCAATCCTCTAGACAG GCTCCAGAGCACAGATCTCTCAAATAACTCCAACCACCCAATAAGCAACCCTGATATGGATGTAAGGAATGACACAGAGGGGTTCAACCAGCCAGCTGAG gttaATCAGGAGGCTCCTGGTGGGCAGCAGGCCATGGGGGGAGATGTTGAGGAGAACAGCCGAAGTGGGAATAGTCAAAACCCTGGAGAGAGAAAAG TCCAAATGCCCCCGCTAAAGCCTCCTTCCACGTGGACGTCCATGGCAATGAAGGAGCTTAAGGCCAAGCTGCGACTGGAGAAGGACAGTGTGGTGGCAGTGTACAGAGGAGACATTATGACAGTACATGTGCCAACTGTCCCTGAGGGAAAGCGGGTGTGCTGGGAGTTTGCCACAGATAGCTATGACATAGGCTTTGGAATCTACTTTGACTGGACCCCTGTTACCAGCCGGGCCATCACGGTCCACATCAGCGAATCCAgtgatgatgaagatgaggaaGATGAGCTAGAAG GACCTGTCAACACAGGGGATGTTGAGAAGGGGTCCAAATCATTGGCCAACTCCAACCTAGGGGAAATCTTACCTGTGTATCGTCAGGACAGTCACATGGCAGTGCAAGGTGGCAGTCATGAGTATCCAGGCGAGGGCACTTACCTTCTGAAGTTTGATAACTCCTACTCACTATGGCGAAATAAGACTCTGTACTATAGGGTGTATTACAGTGCCTGA